The following proteins are encoded in a genomic region of Ornithinibacillus sp. 4-3:
- a CDS encoding YbfB/YjiJ family MFS transporter — translation MKKHPFLFLVGGIFSLMIAMGIGRFAYTPILPLMQSSLSFTDAVAGYLASSNYAGYFIGAILAGVLPLKKHKTFYLRASLVINIVTTCLMGFSHSYILMLIVRFISGVTSAFIFVLASSIVLDKLAAIGKTNWSGLFYAGVGFGIFFSTLFIPSLNNLFEWEGVWIGLAIISVILFIFVWLWLKDSPNRIMKKEEQVVVTQAPPLKWLPWLIIAYGLEGLGYIITGTFIVSIAEQTSTFSNDPAIVWMVAGLAAIPSCIIWSNLAKKWGFVKSLVFSMLLQSIGIVLPVFSLSKSSLMLSALLFGATFMGITTLATTLARQMSPSNSGRIIGYLTAVYAAGQMIGPTFAGILLSHTQGFNSALVAAASAVFIGAVLLISGIRYER, via the coding sequence TTGAAGAAACATCCTTTTTTATTTTTGGTTGGTGGAATTTTTTCCTTGATGATTGCAATGGGGATTGGAAGGTTTGCTTATACACCTATTCTGCCTTTGATGCAGAGTTCTCTTTCTTTTACTGATGCTGTGGCGGGTTATCTTGCTTCTAGCAATTATGCAGGATATTTCATTGGAGCAATTTTAGCAGGAGTTCTCCCTTTGAAAAAGCATAAAACATTTTATTTAAGAGCAAGCCTTGTGATAAATATAGTTACTACATGCTTGATGGGTTTTTCTCATTCTTATATTTTGATGCTTATCGTTCGTTTTATTTCAGGAGTGACAAGTGCATTCATTTTTGTTTTAGCTTCAAGTATTGTACTAGATAAACTAGCTGCTATAGGTAAAACAAATTGGTCAGGATTATTTTATGCAGGCGTAGGATTTGGTATCTTTTTCTCTACACTCTTTATTCCTAGTTTAAATAATTTATTTGAGTGGGAAGGCGTATGGATAGGATTAGCCATTATAAGCGTAATTCTTTTTATCTTCGTATGGTTATGGCTAAAAGATTCCCCAAACAGGATTATGAAAAAGGAAGAACAAGTGGTTGTTACGCAAGCACCTCCCCTCAAATGGCTTCCTTGGTTAATTATTGCCTATGGACTTGAAGGATTAGGTTACATTATAACAGGAACATTTATCGTATCGATTGCTGAACAGACCTCAACCTTTAGCAATGACCCAGCTATTGTTTGGATGGTTGCCGGATTGGCTGCAATTCCATCATGCATCATCTGGTCGAACCTTGCAAAAAAATGGGGGTTTGTAAAATCACTAGTATTTTCGATGCTTCTACAATCCATTGGTATTGTACTGCCCGTTTTCTCGTTAAGTAAATCTAGTTTAATGTTAAGTGCTTTATTATTTGGAGCTACATTTATGGGCATTACCACATTGGCTACAACATTAGCACGACAAATGAGCCCATCAAACAGTGGTAGAATCATAGGTTATTTAACTGCCGTATATGCTGCTGGTCAAATGATTGGACCAACATTTGCTGGAATTCTATTATCCCATACACAAGGTTTTAATTCAGCGTTAGTTGCAGCAGCTAGCGCGGTGTTCATTGGTGCAGTATTGCTTATAAGTGGTATTCGATATGAGCGTTAA
- a CDS encoding LysR family transcriptional regulator has product MDLQALNFFQAVAKSGSISKAAKELNYAQSNLTARIQQLESDLQTKLFYRHNRGATLTDKGKILLSYTEEIFQLFDEVKNVMNDDQTPKGPLVIGSMETTAAVRLPVFLSNFHRQYPAVDLTLKTGPTEQNIAGVLQYELDGAFIAGPIEHPDLTHKMIVEEELVLITDASHQTLSSINKIENRTILVFRNGCSYRARFEAWLHHEGVIPEKIMEFGTLDGIIGCVSAGLGISLLPRSVVDKHINEEPIIQHAIPNRYGKVKTFFIYRNDKHISTSLRGFLEILN; this is encoded by the coding sequence ATGGATTTACAAGCATTAAACTTTTTTCAAGCTGTTGCTAAATCTGGAAGTATATCAAAAGCAGCGAAAGAACTAAACTACGCGCAATCAAATTTAACAGCAAGAATTCAGCAATTGGAATCAGATTTACAAACAAAACTGTTTTATAGACATAATCGTGGAGCCACGCTAACCGACAAAGGAAAAATCCTACTATCATATACAGAGGAAATATTTCAACTTTTTGATGAGGTTAAAAACGTGATGAATGATGATCAAACACCGAAAGGACCTTTAGTAATAGGATCGATGGAAACAACTGCAGCAGTTCGTTTACCAGTGTTCCTTTCAAATTTTCATCGTCAATATCCTGCAGTTGATCTTACTTTAAAAACAGGTCCAACTGAGCAAAATATCGCAGGCGTTTTACAATATGAATTGGATGGAGCTTTTATTGCTGGACCTATTGAACATCCTGATCTTACTCATAAAATGATAGTAGAGGAAGAATTAGTCCTCATAACAGATGCTTCCCATCAAACCTTATCCTCTATAAACAAAATAGAAAATCGTACAATATTAGTTTTTCGTAATGGCTGCTCATACCGGGCAAGATTTGAAGCATGGTTACATCATGAAGGAGTAATTCCAGAAAAAATCATGGAATTTGGAACACTTGATGGAATTATCGGCTGTGTTTCCGCGGGGCTAGGTATCAGTTTACTTCCTCGAAGTGTAGTAGATAAACATATAAACGAAGAACCCATTATCCAACACGCAATTCCGAATAGATACGGTAAAGTTAAAACCTTCTTTATTTATCGTAATGACAAACATATATCAACTTCTTTGAGAGGTTTTTTGGAAATTTTAAATTAA
- a CDS encoding aminotransferase class V-fold PLP-dependent enzyme: protein MANEILFSKELLDEIREKFAYVDTDPLTQKKRLYMDNAGGSLRLKSTVEKFMQYDLIPDHPQREHKTAKYLADVESKGLEDTRLIFNAKDGSIVTCFTASQAIFEITGKIAENIEGTNIVTTALEHPSVYDSAKFYADKLGKELRVAPTNRVTGGVDVEEITKLIDQETIFLSVIYASNISGAILDIETIVKEARKIKPDLYIIVDSVQHAPHGLIDLEKTPVDVMNFAPYKFFGVRGCGVAYLSERAAKLPHHRLIGKEEGDLQLGSPVPAHFAVISEIVDYVCWIGSKFTKEQGKRALYVEGIKRIGLHEKGLLEVLLNGTDKTTGLRNIPGVTVHLDYEDLSKRDFIIAISIDQLGYKEAVKQYEAENVIVYDRVASSIYSKRMLESFGLDGAVRISPLHCNTVEEIEEFLEITAKIAKANA from the coding sequence ATGGCGAATGAAATACTATTTAGTAAAGAGCTATTAGATGAAATTAGAGAAAAATTTGCATATGTTGATACAGATCCTTTAACACAAAAGAAAAGATTATACATGGATAATGCGGGGGGATCATTAAGATTAAAAAGTACGGTAGAAAAATTTATGCAATATGATTTAATACCAGATCACCCACAACGAGAGCATAAGACAGCGAAATATCTTGCTGATGTGGAAAGTAAAGGATTAGAGGATACAAGATTAATATTTAATGCCAAAGACGGTAGCATTGTAACATGCTTCACTGCATCTCAAGCAATTTTTGAAATCACTGGTAAAATTGCTGAAAATATAGAAGGAACAAATATTGTAACTACTGCACTAGAACATCCATCTGTTTATGATTCTGCAAAGTTTTATGCAGATAAATTAGGAAAAGAACTTCGAGTAGCACCAACCAATCGTGTTACTGGAGGAGTAGATGTTGAAGAAATTACAAAGCTAATTGACCAGGAGACTATTTTCTTAAGCGTAATTTATGCATCAAATATTTCTGGAGCTATTCTTGATATCGAAACAATTGTAAAAGAAGCAAGAAAAATTAAGCCAGATCTTTATATTATTGTTGATTCTGTACAGCATGCACCACATGGACTGATTGATTTAGAAAAAACTCCTGTAGATGTGATGAATTTTGCTCCATATAAGTTTTTTGGAGTAAGAGGATGTGGAGTTGCTTATCTTTCAGAAAGAGCAGCTAAATTACCACATCACCGTTTAATTGGAAAAGAAGAGGGCGATTTACAGCTTGGAAGCCCAGTACCAGCTCATTTTGCTGTGATTAGCGAGATTGTTGATTATGTCTGCTGGATTGGTAGCAAATTTACAAAAGAACAAGGTAAAAGAGCTCTATATGTGGAAGGTATTAAAAGAATTGGTTTACACGAAAAAGGCTTGCTAGAGGTCCTGCTAAATGGGACAGACAAAACAACGGGATTAAGAAACATTCCAGGTGTGACAGTGCATCTTGATTATGAAGATTTATCCAAACGTGATTTTATCATTGCAATTAGCATTGATCAATTGGGATACAAAGAAGCAGTAAAGCAGTATGAAGCAGAAAATGTCATTGTATATGATCGCGTGGCATCAAGTATTTATTCGAAGCGAATGTTAGAATCATTTGGCTTAGATGGAGCTGTCAGAATTTCTCCATTACATTGCAATACTGTGGAAGAAATTGAAGAATTCTTAGAAATTACAGCAAAAATTGCAAAAGCAAATGCTTAG
- a CDS encoding LysR substrate-binding domain-containing protein, translating to MLKDMDYVYAVYVNKSFSKAAENLYISQPALSAKIKKVEEEIGIPLFDRSSNPIELTTAGEYYIESIENIMNIEQKMKSYFNRLRDENLKTLNIGGASFFCTYILPKVVQEFKKEYPGHTVSLLEANADDLMQCLRSGIVDMVIDVEKKGIPKYFRSYAWAKEHILLAVPAALEINEHLKKYRLTFDEVANGHYLNEKQLKVDLNAFENENFVLLKKGNDMHQRGLKMCKKAGFNPKVSMHLDQMLTSYYIAHNGKGIAFVRAGVARYLESTNKLYFYKINDENAYQNIMLYHKNLESLSKIDTDFIQFLNQRSLSDI from the coding sequence ATGCTTAAAGATATGGATTATGTTTATGCAGTATATGTAAATAAAAGCTTTTCCAAAGCAGCTGAAAATTTATATATCTCACAGCCAGCGCTTAGTGCTAAGATTAAAAAAGTAGAGGAAGAAATTGGAATCCCCTTATTTGATCGAAGCAGTAACCCCATCGAGTTAACAACAGCCGGTGAATATTATATTGAATCTATTGAAAACATTATGAACATAGAACAAAAAATGAAATCCTATTTCAATCGCCTGCGTGATGAAAACTTAAAAACATTAAATATTGGTGGTGCTTCCTTCTTTTGCACGTACATTTTACCAAAGGTTGTACAGGAGTTTAAAAAGGAATATCCTGGTCATACTGTAAGCCTTTTGGAAGCTAACGCAGATGACTTAATGCAATGCCTTCGCTCTGGTATCGTTGATATGGTCATTGATGTTGAAAAGAAAGGAATTCCAAAATACTTTCGTTCTTACGCCTGGGCTAAGGAACATATTTTGCTAGCAGTTCCAGCTGCTCTTGAAATAAATGAACATTTGAAGAAGTATCGTCTTACATTTGATGAAGTTGCAAATGGTCACTATTTGAATGAGAAGCAGCTGAAAGTAGATCTTAATGCATTTGAAAACGAGAATTTTGTCTTGTTAAAAAAGGGCAATGATATGCACCAAAGAGGATTAAAAATGTGTAAAAAAGCAGGGTTTAATCCTAAGGTATCTATGCATCTCGATCAAATGCTTACATCTTACTATATTGCTCATAATGGAAAAGGCATTGCTTTTGTTCGTGCAGGAGTTGCTCGCTATCTTGAAAGTACTAACAAGCTATATTTTTATAAGATTAATGATGAGAATGCCTACCAAAATATTATGTTGTACCATAAAAATCTGGAATCACTTTCTAAAATCGACACGGATTTCATTCAGTTTCTAAATCAAAGAAGTCTTTCAGATATTTAA
- a CDS encoding pyridoxal phosphate-dependent aminotransferase, with protein sequence MDRIEKKFIKLGAEYAPGQEVRQRTDDIKLSFEKIPGTPVDFSHGDVDAFEPVSGSLDVFVEGVHLGGKQAYTEYRGSKNIRENVAEKLTRFTGASIDVDKNFIITPGTQGALFLAMGASVIKGDKVAIVEPDYFANRKLVEFFDGEIVPIQMDYLSTNTAAGLDLTQLEEAFKSGVKLFLFSNPNNPTGVIYSQDEIHSIAELASKYGANVIVDQLYSRLIFDGRKYTHLAAQSKIDPENVITIMGPSKTESLSGYRLGVAFGSAKIIDRMEKLQAIVSLRAGGYSQAVLKTWFSEPEEWMAERIVQHQAIRDDLVHKLQAVEGFKVRPTEAGSYLFPKIPALNISINEFVKLLRLQAAVTVTPGTEFGPQFTDSFRINFSQDHKAAVDAITRVIQVVEENRK encoded by the coding sequence ATGGATAGAATAGAGAAAAAGTTTATTAAATTAGGAGCTGAATATGCTCCAGGTCAAGAAGTAAGACAACGTACAGATGATATTAAATTATCCTTCGAAAAAATCCCAGGAACTCCAGTTGATTTTTCACATGGTGATGTAGACGCTTTTGAACCAGTATCTGGATCATTAGATGTCTTTGTTGAAGGTGTTCACCTTGGTGGAAAACAAGCTTATACAGAATATCGTGGAAGTAAGAATATCCGTGAAAATGTTGCGGAGAAGCTTACACGTTTTACGGGTGCAAGTATTGATGTAGATAAAAACTTCATTATTACTCCTGGTACACAAGGAGCTCTTTTCCTAGCAATGGGAGCTAGTGTTATTAAAGGAGATAAGGTTGCAATTGTAGAGCCTGACTATTTCGCTAATCGCAAGCTAGTAGAATTCTTTGATGGTGAAATTGTACCTATTCAAATGGATTATTTAAGCACAAATACTGCTGCTGGGCTAGATTTGACTCAACTAGAAGAAGCGTTTAAATCAGGTGTTAAACTTTTCTTATTTTCAAATCCAAATAATCCTACAGGTGTTATTTATTCCCAGGATGAAATTCATTCTATTGCTGAGCTTGCAAGCAAATATGGAGCAAATGTAATTGTTGATCAGTTATATTCTCGACTAATTTTTGACGGCAGAAAATATACACATTTAGCTGCGCAAAGTAAAATAGATCCTGAAAATGTTATCACTATTATGGGACCATCTAAAACAGAATCGTTGAGTGGATATAGACTTGGTGTTGCATTTGGATCTGCTAAAATTATTGACCGTATGGAAAAACTTCAAGCAATCGTATCCCTACGTGCAGGAGGATATAGCCAAGCTGTTTTAAAAACATGGTTTTCTGAACCAGAAGAGTGGATGGCAGAACGTATTGTTCAACATCAAGCAATTCGTGATGATTTAGTACACAAATTACAGGCTGTTGAAGGATTTAAAGTAAGACCTACGGAAGCGGGAAGCTATTTATTCCCAAAAATTCCTGCATTGAATATTTCTATCAATGAATTTGTTAAATTACTTCGCCTACAGGCTGCGGTTACTGTAACACCTGGCACTGAATTTGGACCACAGTTTACAGATAGCTTCCGCATTAATTTTTCACAGGATCATAAAGCTGCCGTTGACGCAATAACACGTGTTATACAAGTAGTAGAGGAGAATCGTAAATGA
- a CDS encoding RidA family protein has product MSKKNPIPQGKYVPATRFGNIIYTAGMTPRKDGVLIQSEKVSANKPLDYYKDSVLQAMSNALIAAENLLEDQEKLEKVLSLNVYVNAEEDFLQHTALADFASEYLFEVLGDAGIGSRAAIGIASLPGNAPIEIQLVAGVSS; this is encoded by the coding sequence ATGAGTAAAAAGAATCCTATTCCCCAAGGAAAATATGTTCCAGCTACAAGATTTGGGAATATCATCTATACAGCTGGTATGACACCAAGAAAAGATGGTGTTTTAATTCAAAGTGAAAAAGTAAGTGCTAATAAGCCACTTGATTATTATAAAGATTCTGTTTTACAAGCAATGTCTAATGCATTAATAGCCGCAGAAAATTTATTAGAAGATCAAGAAAAACTGGAAAAAGTCTTATCACTTAATGTGTATGTAAATGCAGAAGAAGATTTTTTGCAACACACAGCTTTGGCAGATTTTGCATCTGAATATTTATTTGAGGTATTAGGGGATGCAGGTATAGGAAGCCGTGCAGCTATTGGTATCGCATCATTGCCAGGTAATGCGCCAATTGAAATTCAATTAGTCGCTGGAGTTTCATCATAA
- a CDS encoding threonine synthase, whose amino-acid sequence MTNYICSDCDKIYPIHETLWKCDCGGLLNLQKSESDINWTDHPSIWRYVNSMDTEENLVGWSSVTLGEGQTPLVPLDQTAPDAFVKVEYMMPTLSFKDRGAAVLVTMAKQLGVKKMIADSSGNAGTAIAAYSARAGINCDVYVSADTSPKKLAQIKAHGAQVKAIKGTREDVAAAAQTAVEKEKVFYASHVYNPYFYEGTKTYAFEIFEQLKKAPHTLIVPVGNGTLVLGVYYGFKELLEAKKIDRMPKIVAIQAENCAPLAKAFNNQELVANPVINEGTLAEGIAIAAPARSKQILEAIRETDGMIITIGEEEISEAREQLAAKGFYVEITSAINYAGYLKYERTKDEIVIIPLCGAGIKSN is encoded by the coding sequence ATGACCAATTATATTTGTTCAGATTGCGATAAAATATATCCTATTCATGAAACGCTATGGAAATGTGATTGTGGTGGACTCTTGAATCTACAAAAATCCGAATCAGATATTAACTGGACAGACCATCCATCCATTTGGAGATATGTTAACTCAATGGATACGGAAGAAAATTTAGTTGGGTGGTCATCTGTTACCCTTGGCGAAGGACAAACACCGCTTGTCCCATTAGATCAAACAGCACCAGATGCATTTGTGAAAGTGGAATATATGATGCCTACTCTTTCCTTTAAAGATCGTGGTGCAGCTGTCTTGGTCACAATGGCAAAACAATTAGGTGTGAAAAAGATGATAGCAGATAGTAGTGGAAATGCAGGAACAGCTATTGCTGCATATAGTGCAAGAGCTGGTATCAACTGTGATGTCTATGTAAGTGCAGATACCTCACCTAAAAAATTAGCGCAAATTAAGGCACATGGAGCACAAGTGAAAGCAATTAAAGGAACACGAGAAGATGTTGCAGCTGCAGCTCAAACTGCAGTTGAAAAAGAAAAAGTATTTTATGCGAGTCATGTCTATAATCCATATTTTTATGAAGGTACAAAAACATATGCCTTTGAAATATTTGAACAGCTAAAAAAGGCTCCACATACATTGATTGTACCAGTAGGAAATGGAACATTAGTATTAGGTGTATATTATGGATTTAAAGAGCTTTTAGAAGCAAAGAAAATCGATCGTATGCCAAAAATTGTAGCTATTCAAGCTGAAAATTGCGCACCATTAGCTAAAGCATTTAATAATCAAGAATTAGTGGCAAATCCTGTTATTAATGAAGGAACTTTAGCAGAAGGAATTGCTATTGCAGCCCCAGCGAGATCGAAGCAAATATTAGAAGCTATTCGCGAGACAGATGGTATGATTATTACCATTGGAGAAGAAGAGATTTCAGAGGCTCGTGAACAGCTTGCAGCAAAAGGCTTCTATGTAGAAATTACTTCTGCTATTAATTATGCAGGCTATTTAAAGTATGAACGCACAAAAGATGAAATAGTGATTATTCCTCTCTGCGGTGCTGGAATTAAATCAAATTAA
- a CDS encoding RidA family protein, protein MKSLFEVGNLKSNGHYALATVHQGTVYVSGQFSFDPETGEKKFGTIEEETLQALKNVEAIVAAAGSRKEQILRMTLYIPDVVLWDRVNKVYEQFFGSHKPARTVVPTKDLHFGFKIEIEAIAYTE, encoded by the coding sequence ATGAAGAGTTTATTTGAAGTTGGAAATTTAAAATCAAATGGCCACTATGCTTTAGCAACAGTACATCAAGGAACTGTATATGTATCAGGACAATTTTCTTTTGATCCAGAAACAGGAGAAAAGAAATTTGGAACGATTGAGGAGGAAACATTACAAGCCTTGAAAAATGTGGAAGCAATAGTAGCAGCTGCTGGAAGCAGGAAGGAACAGATTTTGCGTATGACTTTGTACATTCCAGATGTTGTATTATGGGATCGAGTGAATAAGGTTTATGAACAATTTTTTGGCTCACATAAACCTGCAAGAACTGTTGTGCCAACAAAAGATTTACATTTCGGCTTTAAAATTGAAATCGAAGCAATTGCTTATACAGAATAA
- a CDS encoding RAxF-45 family protein: protein MLKSTVLVHGFWTEFLFLNHAKFADVVINGRSVSFFNNFIADLKQ from the coding sequence ATGTTAAAATCAACTGTTTTAGTGCATGGATTTTGGACGGAATTCTTATTTCTTAACCATGCAAAATTTGCTGATGTTGTTATCAACGGGAGAAGTGTGTCCTTTTTTAACAACTTTATAGCAGATTTAAAACAGTGA
- the abc-f gene encoding ribosomal protection-like ABC-F family protein, giving the protein MIACSIQDVTRIYGGNTIFKNISFEIKMGDKVGLVGRNGSGKTTLLKLLAGEENIDSGQIHWKKRTQIGYMKQMPDFDHHMMTKEILRIAFASLLQIEQNMKKIELQMSNPGNNQKMEKLINEYGQLQEAFLSQGGYEIESEIKKVVSGLNMLDLLNKQFSMLSGGEKTKVELAYILLKNPDFLLLDEPTNHLDLISVEWLGNFLKSYEGTIIIVSHDRYFLDEMVNKILDLDEGEIQQFNTNYSGYVKEKEALLLKEFHDYQEQQKKIKKMKEAIKRLRDWANRANPPNEGLHKRARNMERALERIEKLNRPTLQQKKMNLDIESSNRSGKDVVILEDVDKGFANHNLFEQVNMHILYGQKVAIVGENGTGKSTLIKLILQETLPDKGEVKVGSNIKIGYLSQHVFTTRDDESMLHVFREEVKVTEGQARQILAKFLFYGHSVFKKISQLSGGEKMRLRLAQLMHQDTNFLILDEPTNHLDIESLEILEEALENYNGTILAVSHDRYFLNKLFERIYWIKDGKVYGFEGNYSWAKEKIMMY; this is encoded by the coding sequence ATGATCGCATGCAGTATACAAGATGTTACAAGGATATATGGAGGCAACACCATTTTTAAAAATATATCATTTGAAATTAAAATGGGTGATAAAGTCGGTTTAGTTGGCCGAAATGGAAGTGGTAAGACAACTTTATTAAAGCTATTAGCCGGAGAAGAAAATATTGATTCTGGACAAATTCACTGGAAAAAAAGAACTCAAATTGGATATATGAAACAAATGCCAGATTTTGATCACCATATGATGACTAAAGAAATATTACGGATAGCTTTTGCTAGCTTATTACAAATTGAACAGAACATGAAGAAAATAGAATTGCAAATGAGTAATCCCGGAAATAATCAAAAAATGGAGAAGCTGATTAATGAATATGGTCAATTGCAGGAAGCTTTTTTATCACAAGGCGGGTATGAAATCGAATCAGAGATAAAGAAGGTTGTCAGTGGATTAAACATGCTAGATTTATTAAATAAGCAGTTTTCCATGCTTAGTGGTGGAGAGAAAACGAAAGTTGAGCTTGCTTATATTCTTTTGAAAAATCCAGACTTTTTATTATTAGATGAACCTACAAATCATTTAGATTTAATATCCGTGGAATGGCTAGGAAACTTCTTAAAAAGCTATGAAGGAACAATTATAATCGTATCCCATGATCGTTATTTTCTAGATGAGATGGTCAATAAAATTTTAGATTTAGACGAAGGAGAAATTCAACAATTCAATACAAATTATTCAGGATATGTGAAAGAAAAAGAAGCGCTCCTGCTTAAAGAATTTCATGATTATCAAGAGCAGCAAAAGAAAATAAAGAAGATGAAAGAAGCAATTAAAAGACTACGAGACTGGGCAAACAGAGCAAATCCACCTAATGAAGGGCTCCATAAACGAGCAAGAAATATGGAAAGAGCATTAGAAAGAATAGAAAAGTTAAATCGTCCCACACTTCAACAAAAGAAAATGAATTTGGATATTGAATCTTCTAATCGTAGTGGAAAGGATGTTGTTATTTTAGAGGATGTAGATAAAGGATTTGCAAATCACAATTTGTTTGAGCAAGTAAATATGCATATCCTCTATGGACAAAAAGTAGCGATTGTCGGAGAAAACGGTACTGGAAAATCAACATTGATTAAATTAATCCTTCAAGAAACACTTCCTGATAAAGGGGAAGTTAAAGTAGGAAGTAACATTAAAATTGGTTATTTATCTCAGCATGTTTTTACAACACGAGATGATGAATCGATGCTCCATGTATTTCGGGAGGAAGTAAAAGTAACAGAAGGGCAAGCTAGACAAATTTTAGCAAAATTTTTATTTTACGGACACTCTGTTTTTAAAAAGATATCTCAATTAAGTGGTGGAGAAAAGATGAGATTACGCTTGGCACAACTAATGCATCAGGATACTAATTTTCTTATTTTAGATGAACCTACAAATCATTTGGATATTGAATCACTAGAAATATTAGAAGAAGCACTTGAAAATTATAATGGAACAATCCTAGCAGTTTCCCATGACCGTTATTTTCTTAATAAACTATTTGAAAGGATTTATTGGATTAAAGACGGAAAAGTATATGGTTTTGAAGGAAACTATAGCTGGGCTAAAGAAAAAATAATGATGTATTAA
- a CDS encoding GntR family transcriptional regulator, with amino-acid sequence MKDEVYNKLQNSIITGELKPGEKLRDLDLSKSLGISRTPIREALLRLENDGLVVTKANRWTLVAPIDVEQAEEIYPLVWTLECLAIEQAFPYFSAKDVEELEQFNEKLDQTIHSGDIFSTVEADNEFHHKIIQLANNSELAKLLCSLKMRIQRMEIYYFSKMDAKNTSYMEHQQIIHAIKNQKLDPALDAIKMNWKNSLERIRLYTEEK; translated from the coding sequence ATGAAGGATGAAGTATATAATAAACTCCAAAATTCGATTATTACCGGAGAACTGAAGCCAGGTGAAAAATTAAGAGATCTTGATTTATCCAAATCTCTTGGTATTAGTCGTACTCCAATTAGAGAAGCTTTATTAAGACTTGAAAATGATGGACTTGTAGTTACGAAAGCGAATCGTTGGACATTAGTAGCTCCAATTGATGTGGAGCAAGCAGAAGAGATTTATCCCCTTGTATGGACACTTGAATGCTTAGCTATCGAACAAGCTTTTCCTTATTTTTCTGCAAAAGATGTGGAAGAATTAGAGCAGTTTAATGAAAAGCTTGATCAAACAATTCATAGTGGAGATATTTTTAGTACAGTGGAAGCAGATAATGAATTTCATCATAAAATTATCCAGCTAGCTAATAATTCAGAACTAGCAAAGTTGCTATGCAGTTTAAAAATGAGAATTCAAAGAATGGAAATATATTATTTCAGTAAGATGGATGCTAAAAACACATCTTATATGGAACATCAACAAATCATTCATGCTATAAAAAATCAAAAGCTAGATCCAGCACTGGATGCGATAAAAATGAATTGGAAAAATAGTTTAGAACGTATTCGTTTGTATACAGAAGAAAAATAA